The genomic region AGATGCGCGACCGGGGCGTGGCCTCCAACACGTTGTGGCCGCGCACCATGGTGGCGACCGCCGCGGTGCAGAACCTGCTCGGCGGCGACGAGGCCATGGGCCGCGCCCGCAAGCCCGACGTCTACGCCGATGCGGCCTACGTGATCATGAACAAGCCGGCTCGCGACTACACCGGTCAGTCGTTGCTCTGCGAGGACGTGCTGCTCGAGTCGGGTGTCACCGATCTGTCGGTCTACGACTGCGTGCCCGGCGCCGAACTCGGAGTCGACCTGTGGGTGGACACGCCGAACCCGCCGGGATACACGGGTCCCTGACCACGGCTCACGCCGCGCACAGATCGATGCCGAACAGCCTGGCCGGCCAGTTCAGCGCCGTCACCACGAGCGCGCCGACATCTGAGCCGGCTGGCAACCGGTTGCGCCACGCGGTGTCGATGGCCGCTACCTGCTCGGCGTCGAAGAACGCCCACGTCAGCCCGATGATCAGATACGGAACCGCCAGCCACATCAGGGTTTCGAGCACGGCTTCGACGCTGACACGACGACTCAGCAGACGGCGCAGCATCGTCATACCAGCGCACGTTGTCCGCGCACGCGGCGACGCACGTCGGCCAACAGCAGGTAGGTGCCGCCCTGCCGGACCAACACGGGCAGGAACCTGTTGACGAACGCGACTGTGCGGAAGAGCGATTCGAACAGGTACTGGCGGGTTGCACTCCAGCGCAGACCCATCGCCTCGCGGAACACCGGCGCCAGGAACCCGGCGGTGAGGAACTTCAGCAGCGGCCGGAACGGCAACCCCAGCAGCGGGTTGATCATCCGCAGGTCGATGAGGTCGAGCAGATAACCACGCACCCGGTCATCGATCGAGACTTGCAGGCACGCGGCCTGCCAGTAGTCGTCGAACTCTGCTCTCGTCGGCGGCCACTGGTCCTCGGTGACCTGCAGCGTGGTGCCCAACGGCCATGCCGAGCGGTAGAACTGCTCGGCCTGTTCGGACGTCATCTCACCGCGCAGGAGCTGATAGGTGTCCTCGAGTCCTACGAAAAGGCAAGCAGCGACCCACATCTGCAAATCCCGGTCGAAGGCACTGTACCGAATGGGACTGCCCGGACCGGACTTGACGTGACGGTGGGAGGTGTCGACCGCCGCGCGGAACGCGGCGCGGTCATCCGCTGTGCCGAGAACCGCGACCGCCAGGTACTGGAAGGTCGTCCTGGCCCGCTTCCACGGATGTTTGAGCAGGTTGCCGCTGTCGACCTTGCTTTCGGCGACACCGTGACCGACTTCCGGCCGGGACAACTGCATGATCACGTTGGCCGCGCCGGCGGCGAAGGCCCAGAAGTCCATGGCGTCTGCGGCGGTGACCGGCCCAGTGTCCCAGCGCGCCGTACGCCGACGCGCGGTGATCCGGTACCGGTCCGACGTCATGCGGCGCACACCGACGAGAAGACCAGGGCCGGCCAGCACGCGATCGAGCCCAGGATCGAGACGACGCGGGCGACACCCCCGGGTTCCAGTTGCCCGGTGTGCAGGGCGGTCCAGGCCAAGCCGATGACAAGGTAGGGCAGCGCCAGCATGAGCGCGGTGCCGATCCACTCGGCGATGGTCATCTCGAAGCTCATGACGTTCCTGAACGTGGTGCGCATGGCCGAACCCTCCGTCGCGTTGACCGGAGGTATATGTTAACGGCCACTACCACCATTGCGGACTAATTCCTCTGAATATAGCGCGAATTACAGATGGAAGTGAACAACAAATCAACGATGCGTCACTGCGCCTGATGGAGGATGCCGCGCGCGATGGCCTCGCGCACCATCGGCAGCGCCGCGGTCGCCAGCGCGTCGGTGTCCACCCCGTGGACGACGGCAAGCAGTTCGATCAGCGTGCCCAGCGGCACCTCACCCCGGCAGCCCGCGAACAACGCACGTCCGACCTCGTCGACGCCGACGACGGCGCCGGGACCACCCGGTCGGCGCACCGTCGCGCCGACCGACTGCCAGCCGTCCCCGCCGGGCAGGTAATGCTCCTCGAGGAACACCGGGGCCGTCGACAAGCGCGCCGCCAGCAGTTCGGAGTCGTCGGTAGCGTGCAGGAACTCCCGGCGGGCGAAGAACGCCTCGACCTCTGGTCCGGTGAGCGCCTCGTCGGCGCCGACGATGTCTTCCAGCACGTGCTCGGCTGGGCGGTGTTCGCCCGAACGCGGGGCACGCAGCGTGATCACGCCCATGCCGACGGCGGCGATGCCCTCCTCGGCGAACCAGTCCAGCCACTGACCGCCACGGTGCGCCGCCTTCTCGGGAGGCTCACCGGCATCGGATGTCCACAGCGACACGTAGCTGACCGGATCGGCGAGTTCGCGCTGCACCACCCAGGCGTGGAGGCCGGTGTCCGCCAACCATCCGCGCACGCGGTGGCCCCAGTCCTGGCCGTCGCGCACGATCCAGTTCGCCATGACCTGTGCGGTGCCGCCCGCACGCAGGTGGTCGGCGGTCTGCCGAATCAAACTCTCACACAACGTGTCTCCGATGACACCGGAGTCCCGGTAGAGGTATTCGCGAGCGCCGGCACCCACCACGAACGGTGGGTTCGAGACGATCAGGTCGAATCGTTCGCCGGCGACGGGCTCGAACAGGCTGCCGCAGCGCAGATCCCACGACATGCCGTTGAGCCGCGCCGTCGCTTCGGCCAGTGCGAGCGCCCGCGCGCTGGTGTCGGTGGCGACGATGTCGGCGCAGTGGCCGTTGAGGTGCAGGGACTGGATGCCGCAGCCGGTGCCGAGATCCAGTGCACGCTCGGCCGGTGTCCGAATCATTGCGCGCGCCAGCGACACCGATGCACCGCCGATGCCCAGCACATGGTCGCGTCGCACCGGGCCGGCGCGCATCGCGGCGTCGAGATCCGACACCACCAGGAAGTTTTGCTCGCCTGCGGAGCTCACCGCGCTGTGCGGGCGGAAGTCGAGGGCGGCGCGCAGCCGGCCCGACGGCGTCGCTTCGACGACACCGTTGGCGACCAGGGCGTCCACGCCCGCGGTGGGCAGCGCCGCCTGCACCCGCTCGGCGGGTTCGTCGGTGCCGAGCAGGAACAGTCGCACGATCACGGCCAGTCGCGGCCGGTCGAGGCTGTCGACGGCACGCTCGGTCGCGCGCTGCGCCGGCCACCACACCCCGCGGGCGAACGCCGCGGCGACGTCCGCGCCGAGCAGTTCGGCCACCGCATCGGTGGTGTAGCGCGCCGAGCGCAGGTCGTCGGCCATGGCGTCGACGACGGCGGCGGAGTGCAGCGGCCGATCGTGCCCGGAGCTTCCCGGGAGCACCGTCAAAGCAGCGTGCCCTGTCGGGGTTCGGGCTTCACCGGCTCGATCAGCTCCGGCCCGTTGTTGCGCACGTTGTTCACCAGGCGTGACACCTCCCGGATCTCGACGCGGTCGAGGTCACCGTGGCCGCGTAGCAGACCCTCGTCGATCGGCGCGTCGGGGTCCAGCCAGCGGTCCCAGTCATCGGCGCTGATGGTCAGCGGCATCCGGTCATGGATCTCGGCGAGCTGACCTGCGGCGTCGGTGGTGATGATCGTGCAACTCAGCAGGGGCGGTTCTGACGACGCTGCGGCCGAGCCTTCACGGGGCCGCCACGTCGACCACAGTCCCGCCATGAACAGCGGCTCACCGTCACCGGCGTACATGTAGTACGGGGTCTTCGGCCCCTTCGCGTCACCCTTCTTCTGCCACTCGTACCAGCCGTCCATCGGCACCAGGCAGCGCTTGTTCCTTGCGGAGGTGCGGAACACCGGCGAGGTGGTCAGCTTTTCCGAGCGCGCGTTGATGAGCAACGGCCCCTTGGTTTCCGGCCCGCCCTCGTCGGTGGTCTTGGCCCACGGCGGCACCAGACCCCACCGCATCGACCGCACCCGCCGGGTTGATTCGTCGTCGGGCTCGGTGTGGCGCTTGACGACGGCGCTGATGGTTGTGGTCGGCGCTACGTTGTAGTTCGGTCCGGCGGTGTAGTTCGGTCCGGCGCCCGGCCCAGCGTCGTCCCCCTTGGTCGCCGCCATGGTCTCGTCGATCGCCTTGATCTTCTCGGCCAGCAGCGCCGGGTCCGTGGTTACCGCGAATCGTCCACACATGAATCCCATGGTGGCACGCGAACCCGACAGGGCAGGATGGGACCGTGAGCAACTGGCCAGCACCGTCGACGACGATTCCGGTGCACGCGACGGTCACCGTCCCGGGCTCGAAATCGCAGACCAACCGGGCGCTCGTGCTGGCGGCCCTGGCCACCCCACAGGGGCGTTCGACGATCGACGGCGCGCTGCGCAGCCGAGACACCGACCTGATGATCGGCGCGCTGCAGGCGCTCGGAGTGACGGTCGACGGCAGAGCCGACGAGCTGAGCGTGACCGGGACGCTCGCACCGCGCGACGGCGCGCGCATCGACTGCGGCCTGGCCGGCACCGTGCTGCGGTTCCTCCCGCCCGTCGCGGCGTTGGGCACGGCCGCGGTGACGTTCGACGGCGACGAGCAGGCCCGCGCACGGCCGATCGCACCGCTGCTCGACGCCCTGCGCGGCCTCGGGGTGGACATCGACGGCGACGGGTTGCCCTTCGTCGTGCGGGGCGCGGGGTCGGTCGCGGGCGGGACGGTGGAGATCGACGCGTCGGCCTCATCACAGTTCGTCTCGGGTCTGCTGCTCTCGGGTGCCGGGTTCGCCGAGGGGCTCACCATCGTGCACACCGGGGAGTCGGTGCCCTCGGCGCCGCACGTCGCCATGACGGTGGCCATGCTGCGCGACGCCGGGGTCGAGGTCGACGACACGCGCCCGAACAGGTGGCGGGTGTCGCCGGGGCCCGTCGCCGCCCGGCACTGGGACATCGAACCGGACCTGTCCAACGCGGTGCCGTTCCTGGCGGCCGCAGTGGTCAGCGGCGGGGCGGTGCGGCTGACCGGCTGGCCGCGGGTCAGCACGCAACCGGCCGAGGCGATCATCGCCATCTTGAAGAAGGTGGGATCGCATGTCCGCCACGGCGACACGTACCTCGAGGTGCAGGGCGCCCTGGCGTACGACGGTCTCGACGCCGACCTGCACAAGGTCGGCGAGTTGGCGCCGGCGGTGGCGGCCCTCGCTGCGCTGGCTACGCCCGGTTCGGTCTCGCGGCTGTCGGGCATCGCGCACTTGCGCGGTCATGAAACCGACCGGCTCGCAGCGCTTTCCGCGGAGATCAACGGCCTGGGCGGTCAGTGTGAGGAAACCGCCGACGGCCTGGTGATCACTGCGCGGCCACTGCACGGGGGAGTGTGGCGGTCCTACGCCGACCATCGGATGGCCACCGCGGGTGCCATCGTGGGACTGCGGGTGCCCGATGTCGAGGTGGCCGACATCGACACCACCGCCAAGACGCTGCCCGACTTCCCGCAGCTGTGGACGGCCATGCTGGCCGGCCAGTCATCCGATCTCGAGGCGAATACTTGAGCCCTCGCGAGTACGACGAGTCCGATGTCCGGGTCCGCCCCGGCCGTGGCTCGCGACCGCGAACCAAGACCAGGCCTGAGCATGCCGACGCGCAGGAAGCCATGGTGGTCTCCGTCGACCGGGGCCGGTGGGGCTGTGCGCTGGGCGGCGACCCCGGCCGCCCGGTCACGGCGATGCGGGCACGCGAACTGGGCCGCACCCCGATCGTCGTCGGCGACGACGTCGACATCGTCGGTGACCTGTCGGGCAGACCCGACACCCTGGCCCGCATCGTGCGGCGCGGTGACCGGCGAACGGTGTTGCGCCGCACCGCCGATGACACCGACCCCAGCGAGCGCGTCGTCGTCGCCAACGCCGACCAACTGCTGATCGTGGTGGCTCTGGCCGACCCGCCACCACGCACCGGGCTGGTCGAGCGCGCGCTGATCGCCGCTTACGCCGGTGGCCTGAAGCCGATCCTGTGCCTGACGAAGAACGATCTGGCGCCGGCCGAGACCTTCGCCGCGCAATTCGCCGACCTCGACCTGACCGTCACCACCGCCGGGCGCGACGATCCGCTCGACGTGGTGGCTCCCCTGCTGGCCGACCAGGTGACGGTGCTGCTCGGCCATTCCGGCGTCGGAAAGTCGACCCTCGTCAACCGCCTTGTGCCGCAGGCACATCGAACCACCGGCGAAGTCACCGACGTCGGCAAGGGCAGACACACCTCGACGCAGTCGGTGGCGCTGCCGCTGGGCGTCGGCGGCTGGGTCGTCGACACCCCCGGCATCCGGTCGTTCGGGCTGGCCCACATCGAACCCGACGACGTGATGCTGGCCTTCTCGGATCTGGCCGACACCATCGAGGAGTGTCCCCGCGGCTGCGGGCATCTCGGCCCGCCCGCCGATCCGGAGTGCGCGCTCGACACGCTGACCGGCGCGGCCGCCACCCGCGCCGCCGCGGCCAGGCGCCTGCTGTCCACGCTGCGCGAGGCGGCCGCCTACTAGTGCCGCCCCCGAAGGCGGGTCAGGCGGCGAGCTGTCGCTGGACGCGCTTCTCGCGACGGCGGGCCCGCACGGCGGCCACCGCCGACTTCAGCCCACGACGCTGAGCCGGTTCGAGTTCGGCGAACATCCGCTCGCTCCGGGTCTCCGGTGCGTTGTCGGCGGTGTCGGCCAGGTACTTGTCGGGCAGCGACAGCTTGGCGATGGTCCGCCACGCCTTGCCGTACTGCAGCAGGAACGACCCGGTGGTGTAGGGCAGGTCGTACTTGTCGCACACCTGACGCACCCGCACCGAGATCTCATGCAAGCGATTGCTCGGGAGGTCCGGGTAGAGGTGGTGCTCGATCTGGTGGCACAGGTTGCCGCTCATGAAGCGCAGCGCCGGACCACCCTCGAAGTTCGCGCTGCCCAGCATCTGGCGCAGATACCAGTGCCCCTTGGACTCGCCCACCATGTCGGTCTTGGTGAACTTCTCTGCGCCGTCGGGGAAGTGGCCGCAGAAGATCACCGCGTTGGACCACACGTTGCGGATGACGTTGGCGACGGCATTGGCCTTGAGCGTCGAGGAGTATGTGGCACCCGGCGACAGCGAGGTCAGCGCGGGGTAGGCGACGTAATCCTTGAGCACCTGTCCGCCCGCCTTGACGGCGAACTCACGTGCCCGGATCTTGCTCTCGTCCCGGTTGTCCCTGCCCTTGAAGACCTTGCCGAGCTCGACGTGCTGCAGCCCGATTCCCCATTCGAAGCCGAGGGCGAGAATCGTGTTGTAGAGCAGGTTGCCGAGGTTGAAGGGCTTCCACTTCGCGTCGCGGGTGACCCGGATCAGCCCGTAGCCCACATCGTCGTCCATGCCGAGGATGTTGGTGTACTTGTGATGCATGAAGTTGTGGGTGAACCGCCAGTGCTTGGACGCTCCGGTGGTATCCCACTCCCACGTCGACGAGTGGATCTCGGGATCGTTCATCCAGTCCCACTGGCCGTGCATGACGTTGTGGCCGATCTCCATGTTCTCGATGATCTTGGCCACACCCAGCGCGACGGTGCCCGCCCACCATGCCGAGCGGCGCGAGCTCGCGGCCAGCGTCAGGCGGGCCGCGATCTCCAGCGCACGCTGCGCGGCGATGGTGCGGTGGATGTAGCGGGCATCGCCCGCGCCACGGGAGTCCTCGATGTCCTGGCGGATCGCGTCCAGCTCGACGGCCAGACTCTCGATGTCCGCATCGGTCAGATGCGCAAACTCAGGAACGTCGGTGATCGCCATCGTCAGCCTCCTTTCGCATACCTACGCTAACGTAACCTACGTACCCGTAGGTTACCAGTCAGTAAACCTTAGACGTCGAGCACACAGTCCCCCGACGCCGCCGAGATGCAGGTCTGCACCCGACTCCCCGGTTCGTGCTCGAATCCCGTGCGCAGGTCGCGGACGTGCCCGTCGAGCAGTCCCACCACGCAGGACTGACAAATACCCATCCGGCAGCCGAACGGCATCCTGATTCCGGCCTGCTCACCGGCGTCCATCAACGGGGTGGCGGCGTCGACTGACACCGACTTGCCGCTGCGGGCGAACTCGACCGTTCCGCCCTGGCCGTGCACCGCGGATCTCGACATCGCGAAGCGCTCGAGGTGCAGTCGTTCCGCCAGTCCGGCGGCCGCCCACGACCGCTGCGCCGCGTCCAGCATGCCGCCGGGTCCACACGCCCACGTATGCCGCTCGCGCCAGTCGGGCACCTCGTCGTCCAGGCGGGCCAACTCCAGGCGGCCCTCGGTGCGGGTCGCGCGCAGCCGGAGTCGGTATCCGTCTTGGGAGCGGGCCAGCTCGGCGAGTTCGGTCGCGAACATCACATCGGATTCCGTTGGCGCGGAATGTATGTGGACGATGTCGGTGATCTGCCCGCGCCGGGCAAGGGTGCGCAGCATCGACATCACCGGGGTGATGCCGGAACCGCCGGTGAGGAACAGCACCTTCGGCGGCGCCGGGTCGGGCATCACGAAGTTGCCCTGCGGCGCGGCCAACCGCACGATCGTGCCGGGCGCCACCCCGCCGACGAGGTGCGTCGACAGGAACCCCTCGGGCATGGCCTTCACGGTGATGGTGATCGTGCGGGTGGACCGGATTCCTTGTGCTCCTCGCGTGCGCAGTGCCGGGGCCGAGGTCAGCGAGTAGGACCGCCACCGCCAGCGCCCGTCGATGAGCACCCCGATGCCGATGTACTGCCCCGGTTCGTAGTCGAGGGTGAAACCCCATCCCGGCTTGATGACCAGCGTCGCGGAGTCCTCGGTCTCGCGACGCACCTCGAGCACCCGGCCGCGCAGTTCACGCGCGCTCCACAGCGGGTTGGCCAGCTGCAGATAGTCGTCGGGCAGCAGCGGCGTGGTGATCCGCGCCGCGATCGAGCGCAGCGCGTTCCAGTGCTTGGCACCGGCGACCGTGGGCCGCACCGTGTCGGCGACATTGGCCGACACCTTGATCGAGCTCTTGGCCATAAACCTACGGTACCGTAACCTACGCTTCCGTATCCAGTCCGGTCGCCGCTTCCGGGTGGAAGAAATCAGAGCAGTTCGAGCAGGAACGGCAGCTCCTGCGGCGCGTACCAGGCCAGGTCGTGGTCCTGAGCGTCGCCGATGGTCAACTCCGCATCCTCGTCGCCGAGGTCGGCCTCGTCGACGGCCTCGATCGCAGGCCGCACCGCAGCCTCGGCGTCGGCGTTGTCCACGTAGGCGGCGATCACGTCGTCGAATCCGATGGGCCCGGCCAGTCGCACCACCGCGTCGTCCAGATCCGGCCGCAGGGCGACGTCGGCGACTTCGGCCACCAGCACCGCGCGCCTCTTCGGCAAATCCGAAACACCCTCACCGGCCAACAACCGCAACGACGCCAGCGCCGCGTCCCGCAGGGCGACCTCGGCCAACTCGTCCTGGTCACCCTGCGCATAGGCCTCCCGCAGTGCAGGCGTCACCGCGAACGCGGTTCCGCTGCGGGCGTGCAGCACCCGGTCGGCGACGAGTCGCTGCAGCATGGCGAGAGTCGCCGGGACGTAGACACGCACCAGGCGAGGTTAGCGGTCCCCGTTGCGTGCGCTGCCCGGATCCTTCTCCACCGAGATGATGAAGTCGTCGCCGTGCGCGGTGACGCCGTGGATCACCGCGGTGTCGACGGCCTGCTCCGCGTACTGTTTGCGCACCACCATCGGGTCGCGGCGCAGGTCTCTCATGAGCGCGACCGCCAGGCCGACCATGACGACCACGAACGGCAGCGCCGCGATGATCGTGATGGTCTGCAGGCCGGTCAACGCATCCTGCCCGCCGACGAGCAGCATCACCGCGGCGACGGCGCCGGTCGCAACGCCCCAGAAGATCACCATGCCGCGCCCGGGTCTGATGGTGCCGTGCTCGGACAGCGAGCCCATCACCACCGAGGCGGCGTCGGCGCCGGAGACGAAGAAGATCGCGACCAGCACCATCACCAGCACGCTGGCGATCGTCGCCAGCGGGTACTGGTCGAGCAGACCGAAAAGCTGCGCCTCGATGCTCTCCTGACCGGCGAGGTCCACCCCGCCCTCCTGCTCGCGGATCGCGGCTCCGCCGAACACTGCGAACCACACCAGCGACACCAGGCTCGGCACCAGCAGCACTCCGCCGACGAACTGGCGGATGGTGCGCCCGCGCGAGATCCGCGCGATGAACATCCCGACGAACGGTGTCCACGACACCCACCAGGCCCAGTAGAAGATCGTCCACGACTGCAGCCACTCGTTGACCACCGAACCCTCGGCGCCGGTGCGCGCCGACATCATCGCGAGGTCGGCCAGGTAGCTGCCCACACCGGTCGGCAGCAGGTTGAGGATGAACACCGTGGGGCCGACGACGAAGACGAACAACGCGAGCACAAGGGCCAGCACCATGTTGATGTTGGACAGCCATTGGATGCCGCGCGCGATGCCCGAGACCGCCGACAGCACGAACGCCACGGTGAGCACCGCAATGATCATGACCAGGATCGCGTTGCCGGTCTCGCCGATGCCGGCCACCAGCTGCAGGCCGCTGCGGATCTGCAGGGCACCCAGACCCAGTGAGGCGGCCGACCCGAACAGCGTGGCGAAGATCGCCAGCATGTCGATCACCTTGCCCCACGACCCGTTGGCGCGGGCGCCGATCAACGGCTCGAACGCCGCACTGATCAGCTGCAGCCGGCCCTTGCGGTACACGCCGTAGGCGATGGCCAGCCCGACGACGGCGTAGATGGCCCACGGGTGCAGGGTCCAGTGGAACAACGTGGTCGCCATCGCGGTCTGCACGGCGTCCGGATTACCCGCGGGGCCGGTGTCCGGCGGCGGCGTCGCGAAGTGCGACAGCGGTTCGGCCACGCCGAAGAACATCAGGCCGATGCCCATGCCGGCGCTGAACATCATCGCCACCCACGACACGCCGTGGAACTCGGGCTGCTCGTCGTCGCGGCCCAGCGGGATGTTCCCGTAGCGGCCCACGGCCAGCCAGAGTATGAACACCACGAAGCCCGATGCGGTGAGCACGAACAGCCACCCGGTGGTGTTCATCACCCAGGTCAGCGCGTTGCCCGACGCGGTAGCCAGCGATTCGGTGCTGACGAAGCCCCAGATCAGGAAGCCGATGGCGACGACGGCGGTCACGCCGAACACCACCCAGTCCACACCCCGCGAACGGCGGTCGGCTTCGGCCACGATCGGCTGGTCGAGCACCGGGTGCGGGATCACCTCGTCGGTGGGCGACTTCAGCGCCCTCTCGGTGGCGGCCTTGGCCCTATTGGTCCTGTGGTTCTCGGGGGTAACTGTCATGGTGAGCCAATTCGACCCTCCCCGCGGTTCACCCGTCAATCCCGCAAAGGCAACGAAGGCGTCACTTCGCCGCCTCGAGAAGTTCCTCGAGCGATTCGCTGAGCAGGCTCGGCAGCACGTCGACGTCGCTCATCGCGTCGCGGTCGGCGTTGATGCCGAAGTACACCATGCCGTTGTAGGACGTGACCCCGATGGCCAGCACCTGGTTGTGCAGCAACGGTGGCACCGCATAGGTCTCGAGCAGTTTGGTGCCCGCTACGTACATCTGCTTCTGTGCGCCGGGCACGTTGGTGATCAGCAGGTTGAACACCCGCGCCGAGAAGCTGGTGGCGACTCGGATTCCCATGGCGTGCAACGTCGGCGGGGCGAAACCCGACAGCGTGACGATGGTCCTGGCGTCCACCAGGCTGTTCGCGGTCGGATGCTGTTCGGTGGCGTGCGCGATCTGGGACAGCCGTACCACCGGATTGCCCTCGCCGACCGGCAGGTCGATCAGAAACGGCGACACCTGGCTGATCGCCTGCCCCGGGCCCGTGGATTCGCGGTCGGGTTCGGGATAGACCGACATCGGCGCCATCGCACGCACCGTCGTCGTCGCGGTCACCGGTTCCCCCCGCGACATCAGCCAGTTGCGCAACGCGCCTGCCACCACCGCAAGCACCACGTCGTTGACGTCGCAGTCGTAGCGGGCCCGCACCGTCCGGTAGTCCTCGAGGCGGCAGGCGGCCACCGTGATACGGCGGTTGCGCGACACCGTGGTGTTCAGCGGGCTGCTGGGCGCGGTACCGCGGGCCACCGTGCGGGCCACCTCGACGAAGCGGCGGCCCATGTCGGCCAGCTGACCCGCGTTGGTCGCCACCTCGGTGACCGCGCTGCGGACCGCGCCGAACTGCTCGGCGGGGCGCATGATCCACTCTCCGAGGGCGCCCATCAGCAGTTGGCGATCACTGGGCTCGCGGGCAGGGATCCAGATGTCCTCACCGAACTCCGGCGGCTTCTGGGTGCGGTCGGCGATGACGTGGCCGATCTCCAGCGCCGTCATCCCGTTGACCAGAGCCTGGTGTGACTTGGTGTAGAGCGCGATGCGGTTCTTGGCCAGCCCCTCGATCAGGTACATCTCCCACAGTGGCCGCGAGCGGTCCAGTGGCCGCGAGCCGAGCCGGGCGATCAGCTCGTGCAGCTGGGCGTCACTGCCCGGCGACGGCAGCGCGGAACGACGGACATGGTAGGTGATATCGAAGTCGCGGTCGTCCACCCAGACCGGGCGCGCCAGCCCCAATGTCACCTCCCGCACCTTCTGCCGATAGCGCGGGATCTGCGGCAGCCGCTGTTCGACAGTGGCGAGCAGGGTTTCGTAGCTGAGCCCGCTACGGGGCCTGCGCAGGATCGACAGTGTTGCGACGTACATCGGCGTGGAGCTGTTCTCGAGGCGGAAGAACGCCGCGTCGGCCGCCGACAACCTGGTCACCATTGCGACGCCGCCCTCCTTCTCCAGGTCGCCAACGGCCGCGCGACCGCGCCGAGGGTGTCGAGCACTCCGTCACGCTATCGGCCGACCCTTCCCCGGCGCAGCACGGGTGCACGAGCCCCCATGCAAACCGTGCGATCATAAGTCAGTCTGCGACTCTCCAGCAGGCGCGTCCCGTCACACCGACACGCTGGAGAGCCGTTCCGTGACTTCATCCCGCACCTCCGCCGCACCCGGCGCGCTGATCTCGCCCGTCATCGACTGCGAACCTCCGCCCGTCGGCGTCGCGGTGTGCGGGCCGGTAAGGCCCAAGGCGCTGCGCCGCCGCGCACCTCGGCCCCTGCGCCATGCTCCCGTCGTGGCGCCGGAACCACCGCCGCGGATCGCAGTGGCCTTCGCCGACGCGGCGTTGCGACGGGTGCTCGAAGTGATCGACCGGCGCAGGCCCGTCGCGCAGTTGCGGTCGGTTCTGGCGCCGGCGCTGACCGACACTGTGCTGGCGCTGGCCCGCGAGCAGCATGACTCCGCCGCCACCCTCCGCCGGATCCGGTTGCGGATGGTCGACGACGCGCCCGCCGGCACCGCCGAGGTCTTCGGCACCTACACCCGCGGTCCGCGCGTGCGGGCGATCGCCGCGCGCATCGCGCCGCACGGCGAGCGTTGGCGCCTCGAGGCGCTGCAGATCGGCTGAGGGGTGAGCCTCCTCAGCGCCTGCGCATCGCCTTGGCGTCGCGGGCCTGCTGACGGGCCGCCTCACGGCGCTCCTTGCGGGTGGTGCCCGGCGCGGCAACACGCGGACCGGCCGCACCGCCTCCGCCTGAGCGCTGCACCTGCGCCGACCCGTCCTCCGACGGACCCGTATAGGTCAGCGGCCGCGACTCGCCGTCGTCATCGATTCCCTTGGCGCGCAACGGCGATTTAGCACGTTCCTTCGTCGCCACCGCGCCTGCGCCTGCCGCCTTGGCCGCTGCCGCCTGCGCGAACTCGGCCAGCCCCG from Mycobacterium sp. IDR2000157661 harbors:
- a CDS encoding fatty acid desaturase family protein; protein product: MAITDVPEFAHLTDADIESLAVELDAIRQDIEDSRGAGDARYIHRTIAAQRALEIAARLTLAASSRRSAWWAGTVALGVAKIIENMEIGHNVMHGQWDWMNDPEIHSSTWEWDTTGASKHWRFTHNFMHHKYTNILGMDDDVGYGLIRVTRDAKWKPFNLGNLLYNTILALGFEWGIGLQHVELGKVFKGRDNRDESKIRAREFAVKAGGQVLKDYVAYPALTSLSPGATYSSTLKANAVANVIRNVWSNAVIFCGHFPDGAEKFTKTDMVGESKGHWYLRQMLGSANFEGGPALRFMSGNLCHQIEHHLYPDLPSNRLHEISVRVRQVCDKYDLPYTTGSFLLQYGKAWRTIAKLSLPDKYLADTADNAPETRSERMFAELEPAQRRGLKSAVAAVRARRREKRVQRQLAA
- a CDS encoding ferredoxin reductase; this translates as MAKSSIKVSANVADTVRPTVAGAKHWNALRSIAARITTPLLPDDYLQLANPLWSARELRGRVLEVRRETEDSATLVIKPGWGFTLDYEPGQYIGIGVLIDGRWRWRSYSLTSAPALRTRGAQGIRSTRTITITVKAMPEGFLSTHLVGGVAPGTIVRLAAPQGNFVMPDPAPPKVLFLTGGSGITPVMSMLRTLARRGQITDIVHIHSAPTESDVMFATELAELARSQDGYRLRLRATRTEGRLELARLDDEVPDWRERHTWACGPGGMLDAAQRSWAAAGLAERLHLERFAMSRSAVHGQGGTVEFARSGKSVSVDAATPLMDAGEQAGIRMPFGCRMGICQSCVVGLLDGHVRDLRTGFEHEPGSRVQTCISAASGDCVLDV
- a CDS encoding DUF6912 family protein is translated as MRVYVPATLAMLQRLVADRVLHARSGTAFAVTPALREAYAQGDQDELAEVALRDAALASLRLLAGEGVSDLPKRRAVLVAEVADVALRPDLDDAVVRLAGPIGFDDVIAAYVDNADAEAAVRPAIEAVDEADLGDEDAELTIGDAQDHDLAWYAPQELPFLLELL
- a CDS encoding BCCT family transporter, yielding MTVTPENHRTNRAKAATERALKSPTDEVIPHPVLDQPIVAEADRRSRGVDWVVFGVTAVVAIGFLIWGFVSTESLATASGNALTWVMNTTGWLFVLTASGFVVFILWLAVGRYGNIPLGRDDEQPEFHGVSWVAMMFSAGMGIGLMFFGVAEPLSHFATPPPDTGPAGNPDAVQTAMATTLFHWTLHPWAIYAVVGLAIAYGVYRKGRLQLISAAFEPLIGARANGSWGKVIDMLAIFATLFGSAASLGLGALQIRSGLQLVAGIGETGNAILVMIIAVLTVAFVLSAVSGIARGIQWLSNINMVLALVLALFVFVVGPTVFILNLLPTGVGSYLADLAMMSARTGAEGSVVNEWLQSWTIFYWAWWVSWTPFVGMFIARISRGRTIRQFVGGVLLVPSLVSLVWFAVFGGAAIREQEGGVDLAGQESIEAQLFGLLDQYPLATIASVLVMVLVAIFFVSGADAASVVMGSLSEHGTIRPGRGMVIFWGVATGAVAAVMLLVGGQDALTGLQTITIIAALPFVVVMVGLAVALMRDLRRDPMVVRKQYAEQAVDTAVIHGVTAHGDDFIISVEKDPGSARNGDR
- a CDS encoding WS/DGAT/MGAT family O-acyltransferase, whose protein sequence is MVTRLSAADAAFFRLENSSTPMYVATLSILRRPRSGLSYETLLATVEQRLPQIPRYRQKVREVTLGLARPVWVDDRDFDITYHVRRSALPSPGSDAQLHELIARLGSRPLDRSRPLWEMYLIEGLAKNRIALYTKSHQALVNGMTALEIGHVIADRTQKPPEFGEDIWIPAREPSDRQLLMGALGEWIMRPAEQFGAVRSAVTEVATNAGQLADMGRRFVEVARTVARGTAPSSPLNTTVSRNRRITVAACRLEDYRTVRARYDCDVNDVVLAVVAGALRNWLMSRGEPVTATTTVRAMAPMSVYPEPDRESTGPGQAISQVSPFLIDLPVGEGNPVVRLSQIAHATEQHPTANSLVDARTIVTLSGFAPPTLHAMGIRVATSFSARVFNLLITNVPGAQKQMYVAGTKLLETYAVPPLLHNQVLAIGVTSYNGMVYFGINADRDAMSDVDVLPSLLSESLEELLEAAK